In Clostridium sporogenes, one genomic interval encodes:
- a CDS encoding Rrf2 family transcriptional regulator, protein MKISSRFSVAVHILSILSMEDKNLCTSEWIAGSVNTNPVVIRRVMGMLKRAGLVNVIAGTGGAYLLKDLDQITLLDVYRAVEVVKEGELFQFHDSPNINCPIGANIQSVMEGVLLNAQEAMEQVLENVTMEYIVTGIRKKIKK, encoded by the coding sequence ATGAAAATAAGTAGTAGATTTTCTGTAGCAGTTCATATTTTATCCATATTATCGATGGAAGATAAAAACTTATGTACTTCTGAGTGGATAGCAGGTAGTGTAAATACCAATCCCGTTGTTATACGAAGAGTAATGGGAATGTTAAAAAGAGCTGGTTTAGTTAATGTTATAGCAGGCACTGGTGGAGCTTATTTATTAAAGGATTTAGATCAGATAACATTGCTAGATGTTTATAGGGCTGTAGAGGTGGTGAAAGAGGGAGAATTATTTCAATTTCATGATTCACCAAATATAAATTGTCCTATTGGTGCAAATATTCAATCTGTTATGGAAGGTGTTTTGTTAAATGCCCAAGAAGCTATGGAACAGGTATTAGAGAATGTAACCATGGAATATATAGTTACAGGTATAAGAAAAAAAATTAAGAAATAA
- a CDS encoding DUF1003 domain-containing protein: MDDKNVMSYSKEELIRKILEKDKDLKGSNIDEELFHELISGKISKNINNAHDNNLTLGQRTADKIATFGGSWTFIITFGVVLSIWIIGNAVILSSKAFDPYPFVFLNLILSCLAAIQAPIIMMSQNRQAERDRLTAANNYLVNLKSEIIIEDLYNKIDMLIDQQEEYKKNQEILLKKIEELESN; this comes from the coding sequence ATGGATGATAAGAATGTAATGTCCTACAGCAAAGAAGAGTTAATACGAAAAATATTAGAAAAAGATAAGGATTTAAAAGGCAGTAATATTGATGAAGAATTGTTTCATGAACTTATTAGTGGCAAGATTTCAAAGAATATAAATAATGCACATGATAACAATTTAACATTAGGACAAAGAACTGCTGATAAAATAGCTACATTTGGTGGAAGTTGGACATTTATAATTACTTTTGGTGTAGTATTATCAATTTGGATTATAGGTAATGCTGTCATTCTAAGTAGTAAAGCATTTGATCCATATCCTTTTGTATTTTTGAATTTAATATTATCTTGTCTTGCTGCTATACAAGCGCCAATAATAATGATGTCGCAAAATCGTCAAGCGGAAAGAGATAGATTAACTGCTGCAAATAACTACCTTGTTAATTTAAAATCTGAAATTATAATAGAAGATTTGTACAATAAAATTGATATGTTAATAGATCAACAGGAAGAGTATAAAAAAAATCAAGAAATATTATTAAAGAAAATAGAAGAATTAGAATCTAATTAA
- a CDS encoding cold-shock protein gives MNGTVKWFNGEKGFGFITGEDGNDVFAHFSQINSEGYKSLEEGQKVSYDVVKGPKGPQAENITII, from the coding sequence ATGAATGGTACAGTAAAATGGTTTAATGGAGAAAAAGGATTTGGATTTATTACAGGAGAAGATGGAAATGATGTTTTTGCACATTTTTCTCAAATAAATTCAGAAGGTTACAAATCACTTGAAGAAGGTCAAAAAGTTTCTTATGATGTTGTTAAAGGCCCAAAAGGACCTCAAGCAGAAAATATCACTATTATTTAA
- a CDS encoding MurR/RpiR family transcriptional regulator, which yields MKLDISKIVDKYHLSKVEESILIYIINNIDHVKEIGVRGVAKEHYTSTTTIVNLAKKIGYSGFLDMYYNLSFTLKDKRNYFNSEKNNKYYGVELEELLALIEDKDISDFIDLLIKNKNEVIYTNGLAFSYFIAQYFTRKLIVLGFRCIYSEAYESYDVNAIKAKLLIAISKSGETDFIIRASESAKKNGIKIVSFTGEAENTLAKMSDINFKIYDMHTIDDRNKLSNSFYPNTLMLFEFLIGKYLERIKADSV from the coding sequence ATGAAGTTAGATATTAGTAAGATTGTAGATAAATATCACTTAAGCAAAGTAGAAGAGAGTATATTAATTTATATAATAAATAATATAGATCATGTTAAAGAAATAGGGGTAAGAGGAGTAGCAAAGGAACACTACACCTCTACTACCACTATTGTGAATTTAGCAAAAAAAATAGGATATTCTGGATTCTTAGATATGTATTATAATTTAAGTTTTACTTTGAAAGATAAAAGAAATTATTTTAATAGCGAAAAAAATAATAAATATTATGGAGTAGAATTAGAAGAACTGTTAGCATTAATAGAAGATAAAGATATAAGTGATTTTATAGATTTATTAATAAAAAATAAAAATGAAGTTATATATACTAATGGGCTAGCATTTTCATATTTTATTGCACAATATTTTACTAGAAAACTTATAGTTCTTGGTTTTAGATGTATTTATTCTGAAGCATATGAAAGTTATGATGTAAATGCTATAAAAGCTAAATTACTAATAGCTATTTCTAAATCAGGCGAAACAGATTTTATAATAAGGGCTTCTGAATCTGCTAAGAAAAATGGGATAAAAATAGTTTCTTTTACAGGAGAAGCAGAAAATACATTAGCTAAAATGTCTGATATTAACTTTAAAATATATGATATGCATACTATAGATGATCGTAATAAATTGTCTAATTCATTCTATCCTAATACATTAATGCTATTTGAATTTTTAATAGGTAAATATTTAGAAAGAATTAAAGCTGATTCAGTTTAA
- a CDS encoding PTS sugar transporter subunit IIA, which produces MFKKIKSLLTNEQSDIQQENLNEVFVSPISGEIISLDDVPDEVFSQRMMGDGFAIQPENGEVFSPVDGTITAVFPTKHAISIKSKSGVEILVHFGLDTVNLNGEGFQVYVEEGNKVKAGDMLLKVNIEEIKDKVPSLVVPIIFMELNGRSFNYNVGKVTAKEPNIIILK; this is translated from the coding sequence ATGTTTAAAAAAATTAAATCTCTTTTAACTAATGAGCAATCAGATATTCAACAAGAAAATTTAAATGAAGTATTTGTAAGTCCTATTTCTGGAGAAATAATAAGTCTAGATGATGTTCCAGATGAGGTATTTTCTCAAAGAATGATGGGAGATGGGTTTGCTATACAACCTGAAAATGGAGAGGTATTTTCACCAGTGGATGGAACAATTACAGCAGTTTTTCCTACTAAACATGCTATTTCTATAAAAAGCAAATCTGGAGTTGAGATCTTAGTTCATTTTGGATTGGATACAGTTAACTTAAATGGAGAAGGTTTTCAGGTTTATGTTGAGGAAGGAAATAAAGTAAAAGCAGGAGATATGTTACTGAAGGTTAATATTGAAGAAATAAAGGATAAAGTTCCCTCACTTGTTGTTCCTATAATATTTATGGAGCTTAATGGAAGGAGTTTTAATTATAATGTTGGTAAGGTTACAGCTAAAGAGCCAAATATAATAATATTAAAGTAA
- a CDS encoding 6-phospho-alpha-glucosidase, producing the protein MKKFSVTIAGGGSTFTPGIILMLLDNLDKFPIKKLKLYDNDKERQEVVAGACEVILKEKAPEIEFLATVDPEEAFTDIDFVMAHIRVGKYAMRESDEKIPLKYDVLGQETCGPGGMAYGMRSIGGVIEILDYMEKYSPNAWMLNYSNPAAIVAEATRRLRPNSKILNICDMPIGIEVRMAEILGLESRKDMSVRYYGLNHFGWWTDIRDKEGNDLMPKIKEHVSKHGYVVDKGDSQHIEASWNDTFAKAKDVYAVDPDTLPNTYLKYYLFQDYVVKHANKEYTRANEVMDGREKFVFGECRKVIEKQSTEGCELHIDEHASYIVDLARAIAYNTKERMLLIVENNGIIENFDSTAMVEVPCILGSNGPEPLAIGKIPQFQKGLMEQQVSVEKLVVEAWIEKSYQKLWQAITLSKTVPSASVAKNILDDLIEANKDYWPELK; encoded by the coding sequence ATGAAAAAATTCTCAGTAACAATAGCTGGTGGTGGAAGTACATTTACGCCAGGAATAATATTAATGCTGTTAGATAACTTGGATAAATTTCCTATAAAAAAATTAAAGCTATACGATAATGATAAAGAAAGACAAGAAGTAGTTGCTGGAGCTTGTGAGGTTATTTTAAAAGAGAAAGCACCAGAAATTGAATTTTTAGCTACAGTGGATCCAGAGGAAGCTTTTACAGATATAGACTTTGTTATGGCTCATATAAGAGTAGGTAAATATGCAATGCGTGAATCAGATGAAAAAATTCCTTTGAAATATGATGTACTTGGACAAGAAACTTGTGGTCCAGGAGGAATGGCTTATGGTATGAGATCTATCGGTGGAGTTATTGAAATACTTGATTATATGGAAAAATATTCACCAAATGCATGGATGTTAAATTACTCTAATCCAGCAGCAATAGTTGCAGAAGCTACTAGAAGATTAAGACCTAATTCAAAGATATTAAACATATGTGATATGCCAATAGGTATAGAAGTACGTATGGCTGAAATTTTAGGATTGGAGTCAAGAAAGGATATGTCAGTTCGCTATTATGGACTTAACCATTTTGGTTGGTGGACAGACATACGTGACAAAGAGGGAAATGATTTAATGCCAAAAATAAAAGAACATGTTTCTAAACATGGCTATGTAGTTGATAAGGGAGACAGTCAACACATTGAAGCAAGTTGGAATGATACCTTTGCTAAAGCAAAAGATGTATATGCTGTTGATCCAGATACATTACCTAATACTTATTTAAAATATTATTTATTCCAAGATTATGTTGTTAAACATGCTAATAAAGAATATACAAGAGCAAATGAAGTAATGGATGGAAGAGAAAAATTTGTATTTGGAGAATGTAGAAAAGTTATAGAAAAACAATCTACAGAAGGTTGTGAACTTCACATAGATGAACATGCTTCTTATATAGTTGACCTTGCAAGAGCTATAGCATACAATACAAAGGAAAGAATGTTGTTAATTGTAGAAAATAATGGTATAATTGAAAATTTTGATTCTACAGCTATGGTTGAAGTACCTTGTATTCTTGGTAGTAATGGACCAGAACCATTAGCAATAGGTAAGATTCCACAATTCCAAAAAGGATTAATGGAACAACAAGTTTCTGTAGAAAAATTAGTAGTTGAAGCTTGGATAGAAAAATCTTATCAAAAATTATGGCAAGCTATTACACTTTCTAAGACAGTACCTAGTGCATCCGTTGCTAAGAATATTTTAGATGATTTAATTGAAGCAAATAAGGATTATTGGCCTGAATTAAAGTAG
- a CDS encoding PTS transporter subunit EIIC, translating to MKDLIVDKMQMFAKAIIVPVLFLPIVGVILALSSILSNPSIVGESGFLMNIGKFISSGLWPIMTNLSIIFCVGIAMGLAKEKKAEAALVAVFSYLVYLGSNNQWLTLTGKLVKYKVPADLYGTGQTLQLGFQVIDMGVFLGMILGVVVAIIHNKYCNKEFPGAFGLYGNTKLVFIVLTPITLILAVVFSYIWPVVAAGISALTGFINAAGAIGVFLYGFLNRFLIPTGLHHLIWTPFSYSNIGGELIINGQKYYGAYNIFLAQLTDPAIKVFDPSAKYLQYGMVKMFGLAGAALAFYKTSKPENKVKLKSILIPAVATSILVGITEPLEFTFLFVAPFLWVVHSVLDGIFEAAVSLLGVRTFAANGFIDFIAYNLPAGIAKTKWPIFIAVGLVQLAVYFFVFKFLIKKFNLKTPGREDKEVKLVTKKDFKENLAKASGEVAASKDSDLAGIVVEALGGKENIESVDNCFTRLRLKLKNIDVVDETALKGTGAAGVIKKGNNVQVIYGPKVNGIRNIVDKYLGN from the coding sequence GTGAAAGATTTAATAGTAGACAAAATGCAAATGTTCGCCAAAGCTATAATTGTTCCCGTATTATTTTTACCTATTGTAGGTGTAATTTTGGCTTTATCTTCTATTTTAAGTAATCCATCTATTGTAGGGGAAAGTGGTTTTCTAATGAACATAGGTAAATTCATTAGTAGTGGACTTTGGCCTATTATGACAAATTTAAGTATTATTTTCTGTGTAGGAATAGCTATGGGGTTAGCAAAAGAAAAGAAAGCAGAGGCGGCACTAGTAGCAGTATTTTCATATTTAGTATATTTGGGGTCTAATAATCAATGGCTTACTCTAACAGGAAAGTTAGTAAAATATAAGGTTCCAGCAGATTTATATGGAACTGGACAGACTCTACAACTAGGATTTCAAGTAATAGACATGGGAGTTTTTCTAGGAATGATTCTTGGTGTGGTAGTTGCAATTATTCATAATAAATATTGTAATAAGGAATTTCCCGGAGCCTTTGGATTATATGGAAACACTAAATTAGTATTTATAGTTTTAACTCCTATTACATTAATATTAGCAGTAGTGTTTAGTTATATTTGGCCTGTAGTAGCTGCTGGTATTAGCGCTTTAACAGGTTTTATAAATGCAGCTGGAGCTATAGGCGTATTTTTATACGGATTTTTGAATAGATTCTTAATTCCAACTGGATTACATCATTTAATATGGACACCATTTTCTTACTCTAATATTGGAGGAGAATTGATTATAAATGGACAAAAATACTATGGAGCTTACAATATATTCTTAGCACAGCTAACTGATCCGGCTATAAAGGTTTTTGATCCATCAGCAAAATATTTACAGTATGGTATGGTTAAAATGTTTGGATTGGCAGGAGCAGCCTTGGCTTTTTATAAAACATCTAAACCTGAAAACAAAGTTAAATTGAAGTCTATATTGATACCAGCAGTAGCGACATCAATATTAGTCGGAATCACAGAGCCTTTAGAATTCACATTTTTGTTTGTAGCACCATTTTTATGGGTAGTGCACTCAGTATTGGATGGTATATTCGAAGCTGCAGTTTCATTATTAGGAGTTAGAACTTTTGCGGCGAATGGATTTATAGATTTTATAGCTTATAATTTACCAGCAGGAATCGCTAAAACTAAATGGCCTATATTTATAGCTGTTGGATTAGTACAATTAGCAGTGTATTTCTTTGTATTTAAATTCTTAATTAAAAAATTTAATCTTAAAACTCCTGGTAGAGAGGATAAGGAAGTAAAGTTAGTAACTAAAAAAGATTTTAAAGAAAATTTAGCTAAAGCTTCAGGAGAGGTTGCTGCATCCAAAGATTCAGATTTGGCAGGGATAGTAGTTGAAGCCTTAGGTGGTAAAGAAAATATAGAAAGTGTTGATAATTGCTTTACACGTTTAAGATTAAAACTTAAAAATATAGACGTAGTTGATGAAACAGCTTTAAAAGGAACTGGAGCAGCTGGTGTAATAAAGAAAGGTAATAACGTTCAAGTAATATATGGACCAAAAGTAAATGGAATCAGAAATATAGTAGATAAATATCTTGGTAATTAA
- a CDS encoding FtsX-like permease family protein: MTINNIAIKNIKGNLNKYAMYYLSNVIVVTIFFIFANFIYNPGVSSGNISDKTISEVASKLMYLCEFVIIIFTFIFSNYSITTFLKSREKEFGLLSMFGLTKTQIRRYVMFENIVISIISIITGIFFGILFSKLFFMALSVILDLNAEIPFLISSKAVKITILSFLVVLNFISFITSFKIKNNNIAELLKGERIPKTTPKFSKIKAILGIVLIISGYIVGIFSGTAIITTMIPILIVVIIGTKLLFSQFSVFFTNKLQNNKGIYYKGINLITLSQIIYKLKDNAKVLFITSILSGITLASAISVYSLQKVSLSSMEENCPQDIGIIEQGINSHKVIANGKVEDILKKYKFDIQYKNKIELIKAKNNDMVKENKKNPYSIKINKTDFNIMPQNSFNELAKQYNKKPLDLKNGEVVIYTYDFTNNLANLKTELPFNHQKTLNLNIEGKASSFNILDNLKGGIINADNQNTNTLIVNNSDFKKLWSRVSNSNKYVYYGYNIKHNLKAVAAVTEIKNAVTKGQEAFFTERVISAASVMQLLSVLLFIGTFIAMIFFIATGSILYFKMFNEVQKDKQDFIGLKKIGVTQEEIKKIVSIQSFTMFFLPLTVAILHAAFAVKSVGLLYTKYFIFIAGIYLVLQIVYYLFAKWMYMKQINSWNI, translated from the coding sequence ATGACAATTAATAATATAGCTATTAAAAATATTAAAGGAAATTTAAATAAATATGCTATGTATTATTTGAGTAATGTAATAGTCGTAACTATATTTTTTATATTTGCTAATTTTATATATAATCCAGGTGTTAGTAGCGGGAATATTAGTGACAAGACTATAAGTGAAGTTGCCAGTAAATTAATGTATTTGTGCGAGTTTGTAATAATAATTTTTACTTTTATATTCTCAAATTACTCAATAACTACTTTTTTAAAGTCTAGAGAAAAAGAATTTGGACTTTTATCAATGTTTGGTTTAACTAAAACTCAAATAAGAAGATATGTTATGTTTGAAAATATAGTAATTTCAATTATTTCTATTATAACAGGAATTTTCTTTGGAATTTTATTTTCAAAATTATTTTTCATGGCCCTGTCTGTAATTTTAGATTTAAATGCAGAAATTCCATTTTTAATATCAAGTAAAGCTGTAAAAATAACAATATTAAGTTTTTTAGTAGTTCTTAATTTTATAAGTTTTATTACAAGTTTTAAAATAAAAAATAATAACATTGCAGAATTATTAAAAGGTGAAAGAATACCTAAGACAACACCAAAATTTTCTAAAATAAAAGCAATACTAGGAATAGTACTTATAATTTCTGGATATATTGTAGGAATATTTTCTGGAACAGCTATTATAACTACAATGATTCCAATACTTATAGTTGTAATAATAGGAACTAAACTTTTGTTTTCTCAGTTTAGTGTGTTCTTCACAAATAAGCTTCAAAATAATAAGGGCATTTATTATAAAGGGATAAATTTAATAACCTTGTCTCAAATTATATATAAATTAAAAGATAATGCAAAGGTATTGTTTATTACTTCAATACTTAGCGGAATTACCCTTGCATCAGCTATATCAGTTTATTCTCTACAAAAAGTAAGTTTATCTTCAATGGAAGAGAATTGTCCACAGGATATAGGAATCATAGAACAAGGGATAAATTCTCATAAAGTTATAGCTAATGGAAAAGTTGAAGATATATTAAAAAAATACAAATTCGATATACAATATAAAAATAAAATAGAATTAATAAAAGCAAAAAATAATGATATGGTAAAAGAAAATAAGAAAAATCCTTATAGTATAAAAATAAATAAAACTGATTTTAATATAATGCCTCAAAATAGTTTTAATGAGCTTGCAAAACAGTATAATAAGAAGCCTTTAGACTTGAAAAATGGAGAAGTAGTAATATATACTTACGATTTCACTAATAATCTAGCTAATTTAAAAACAGAACTTCCTTTTAATCATCAGAAGACCTTAAATTTAAATATTGAAGGTAAAGCAAGCAGCTTTAATATATTAGATAACTTAAAAGGTGGAATTATAAATGCAGATAACCAAAATACTAATACTTTAATTGTTAATAACAGTGATTTTAAAAAGTTGTGGAGCAGGGTTTCAAATAGTAACAAGTATGTTTATTATGGATACAACATCAAACATAATTTAAAAGCTGTTGCTGCAGTAACTGAAATAAAAAATGCAGTTACAAAAGGTCAAGAAGCATTCTTTACTGAAAGGGTAATAAGTGCAGCAAGCGTAATGCAGCTCTTATCTGTACTTTTATTTATAGGAACCTTTATTGCAATGATATTTTTTATTGCAACAGGAAGTATATTATATTTCAAAATGTTTAATGAAGTTCAGAAAGATAAGCAAGATTTTATAGGACTAAAAAAGATAGGTGTTACACAAGAAGAAATAAAAAAGATAGTTAGTATTCAAAGTTTTACAATGTTCTTCTTACCACTTACAGTTGCAATCCTTCATGCTGCTTTTGCTGTAAAATCCGTAGGACTTTTATATACAAAATACTTTATATTTATTGCAGGAATATATTTAGTTCTACAAATAGTATATTATCTATTTGCTAAGTGGATGTATATGAAACAAATTAATAGTTGGAATATTTAG
- a CDS encoding ABC transporter ATP-binding protein encodes MSILKVENITKIYGGKKGGMKFKALDKFSLEIEKGEFVGVMGPSGSGKTTLLNIMATIDTPTSGELFINGTNPTKLNEKNIALFRRKELGFIFQDFNLLDSLSIKENIILPLVLEKVKVREIEKKVEDIANLLNIKDILNKKPYEISGGQQQRAACARALIHNPSIILADEPTGNLDSKASQDVMETLTNLNTKKEATIMMVTHDPFSASFCKRIIMIKDGKYFLEIVNGGNKQAFFKEIMDSLSLLGSRSNNYTL; translated from the coding sequence ATGTCAATTTTAAAAGTTGAAAATATAACAAAAATATATGGTGGAAAAAAAGGTGGAATGAAATTTAAAGCCCTAGATAAATTTAGTTTAGAAATTGAAAAAGGGGAATTCGTGGGAGTAATGGGACCCTCAGGTAGTGGTAAAACCACATTATTAAATATAATGGCAACAATAGATACACCTACATCAGGAGAACTCTTTATAAATGGTACAAATCCTACAAAACTAAATGAGAAAAATATTGCTTTGTTTAGAAGAAAAGAATTAGGCTTTATATTTCAAGACTTTAATCTCTTAGATTCTTTATCTATTAAGGAAAATATAATATTACCACTTGTATTAGAGAAGGTTAAAGTACGTGAAATAGAAAAGAAAGTAGAAGACATTGCAAATCTTTTAAATATTAAAGATATTTTAAATAAAAAGCCTTATGAAATTTCAGGAGGTCAGCAGCAAAGGGCAGCCTGTGCTAGAGCTCTTATTCATAATCCTTCTATAATCTTAGCGGATGAACCTACAGGAAATCTTGATTCTAAAGCATCTCAAGATGTTATGGAAACTTTAACAAATTTAAATACTAAAAAAGAAGCTACTATAATGATGGTTACTCATGATCCTTTTTCTGCAAGCTTTTGCAAAAGAATAATTATGATTAAGGATGGAAAGTATTTTTTAGAAATTGTGAATGGAGGAAACAAGCAAGCATTTTTTAAAGAAATTATGGATTCTCTTTCACTTTTAGGAAGTAGATCAAATAATTATACATTGTAG
- a CDS encoding sensor histidine kinase, whose translation MKFIDFLKDRVAYIIVYFISISLVILIMHLTLFIKVINFPITNILYAYFVSIVILIIFLLYEYSKVRVFYKQIYRALNSEDIIEDIVNIGEARAREQKLFTELLKKIHKSYEGKIYKYEDIQKHYSNFINQWVHQMKTPVSVINLILEEENIAEFKAVFDSIGEENEKISQGLNIMLYNARINEFNHDFNVEDVDMLFILRKVINDNKKLLIRHKIFPKIAGETAIVQTDKKWIYFVINQIVINAIKYTVATEKDKKTINLKIEEDTAKIIISIEDNGIGIPKEDLGRVFNAFFTGKNGRKTSESTGMGMYLSKRICSELGNELYVESEEGEGTIFYIVFYKGKNIFKL comes from the coding sequence ATGAAATTTATAGATTTTCTAAAAGATAGGGTAGCTTATATAATAGTATATTTTATAAGTATATCTTTAGTTATTTTGATAATGCATTTGACCTTATTTATAAAAGTAATAAATTTTCCTATAACAAACATATTATATGCATATTTTGTTTCTATAGTTATACTTATTATATTTTTGCTATATGAATATTCAAAAGTAAGGGTATTTTATAAACAGATTTATAGAGCTTTAAATTCCGAAGATATTATAGAGGATATCGTAAATATAGGTGAAGCTAGAGCTAGAGAACAAAAACTTTTTACAGAGCTATTAAAAAAAATACATAAATCCTATGAAGGCAAAATTTATAAATATGAAGATATTCAAAAGCATTACTCAAATTTTATAAATCAATGGGTACATCAAATGAAGACTCCTGTATCTGTAATTAATTTAATATTAGAAGAAGAAAATATAGCTGAGTTTAAAGCGGTTTTTGATAGTATTGGTGAAGAAAATGAAAAAATATCACAGGGGCTTAATATTATGTTATATAATGCAAGGATAAATGAATTTAATCATGATTTTAATGTGGAAGATGTAGATATGCTATTTATTTTAAGAAAAGTAATAAACGACAATAAAAAATTACTTATTAGACATAAGATATTTCCAAAGATAGCAGGTGAAACTGCAATTGTTCAAACTGATAAAAAGTGGATATACTTTGTTATAAATCAAATTGTTATTAATGCAATAAAATATACAGTTGCAACAGAAAAAGATAAAAAAACTATAAACCTTAAAATAGAAGAAGATACTGCAAAAATAATTATAAGTATTGAAGACAACGGTATTGGGATACCAAAAGAGGATTTAGGACGAGTATTTAATGCTTTCTTTACAGGTAAAAATGGTAGAAAGACCTCTGAGTCTACAGGTATGGGAATGTATTTATCAAAACGTATTTGCAGTGAGCTTGGAAATGAATTATACGTTGAATCAGAAGAAGGGGAAGGAACAATATTTTATATAGTTTTTTATAAGGGTAAAAACATATTTAAATTATAA
- a CDS encoding response regulator transcription factor — protein MYSIMIIEDDKKMAKLIENHLERYGYKTFLIKDFSNIKDEVLEGKPDLILMDINLPFFDGFYWCSNIRNHSKVPIIFISARDSDMDQVMAIENGGDDFITKPFSYYVLLAKIKGVLRRVYGSYAKNDTDFLKIGDLILYTNKSILEFKGRKTELSKNEFSLLLYLLKNINKIVSRDTLLEILWSDTDFIDDNTLSVNVTRLRKRLEEVGITDAIETKRGQGYMLINNWESKE, from the coding sequence TTGTATAGTATTATGATTATAGAAGATGACAAAAAAATGGCTAAACTTATAGAAAATCATTTAGAACGATATGGATATAAAACATTTTTAATTAAAGATTTTTCAAATATAAAAGATGAAGTTCTAGAGGGTAAGCCAGATCTTATTTTAATGGATATAAACCTTCCTTTTTTTGATGGATTTTATTGGTGTAGTAATATAAGAAATCATTCTAAAGTACCCATAATATTTATATCAGCTAGAGACTCAGATATGGATCAGGTTATGGCAATAGAGAATGGTGGAGATGATTTTATAACAAAGCCCTTTTCTTATTATGTACTATTAGCAAAGATAAAAGGTGTATTAAGAAGAGTATATGGTAGTTATGCCAAAAATGATACGGATTTTTTAAAGATTGGTGATTTAATATTATATACAAACAAGAGTATATTAGAATTTAAAGGGAGAAAAACTGAGCTTAGTAAAAATGAATTTTCCCTTTTATTATATCTTCTTAAAAATATAAATAAAATTGTTTCAAGGGATACTTTGTTGGAGATTCTTTGGAGTGATACTGATTTCATTGACGATAATACTCTTTCTGTTAATGTTACAAGACTTAGAAAGAGGCTAGAAGAAGTGGGCATTACTGATGCTATAGAGACAAAACGTGGCCAAGGATATATGCTAATTAATAATTGGGAGAGTAAAGAGTAG
- a CDS encoding PTS sugar transporter subunit IIA, translating to MFSLFKKKEKNLKLKAYLSGKAISINKVPDEVFSSKIMGDGLAIIPTTSIVKSPADGEITVVMEESKHAVGIKFENGVEALIHVGIDTVSMNGEGFEVFVKTGDSVKEGQDLIMFDEELIKNRGLSTYTMLVIINSSEYLNMVIETEKEVKEKESVIITFQ from the coding sequence ATGTTTTCATTATTTAAAAAGAAAGAAAAAAATTTAAAATTAAAAGCTTATTTATCAGGAAAGGCAATTTCAATTAATAAAGTGCCAGATGAGGTATTTTCATCAAAAATCATGGGAGATGGATTAGCAATTATTCCAACTACAAGTATAGTAAAATCACCAGCAGATGGTGAGATTACAGTAGTTATGGAGGAGTCTAAACATGCAGTTGGAATTAAATTCGAGAATGGAGTAGAAGCATTGATTCATGTTGGAATTGATACAGTCTCTATGAATGGAGAAGGGTTTGAAGTTTTTGTGAAAACAGGAGATTCAGTAAAAGAAGGACAAGATCTTATTATGTTTGATGAAGAATTAATTAAAAATAGAGGCTTATCAACATATACTATGTTAGTAATAATTAATTCTTCTGAGTATCTTAATATGGTCATAGAAACAGAAAAAGAAGTTAAAGAAAAAGAAAGTGTAATTATAACTTTCCAATAA